The proteins below come from a single Papaver somniferum cultivar HN1 chromosome 11, ASM357369v1, whole genome shotgun sequence genomic window:
- the LOC113321722 gene encoding uncharacterized protein LOC113321722, whose amino-acid sequence MEEQKKKGILTRSKRKLEMDDVPIAYMEEQKKKKNENLTLGKRKIEMDGGPIASNKRWKLTAHRTATAESPHQKLPHECMVFTLGSISWRESSTPTTLPVIAVSAGIIQEKMKKKVILSRMSFSRSAIYVGGALYWRVLTRDQGFGDNKEEDQETEMLLCFDIHNEQFQLISLPLECSLKIKTGTTTITTEQEQQLIDHRLLEFEGSPCIARLQTGEQRNNGNCCCKVHLYVLKDRVNSEWSAEIFDVCDNTSMIQDMSNPPPCIIATATSSTTATTTTVTTTITVAAAAATTTATTTTSTTTHAPQPITQIMCASDRVILYWFDNVCVQLYDLRRKRLKMVKYSPVDPTKEVELFSCKVRRRVFLIDDVVDVDKLIYCRRDHIGYKLHSYVENSLPLKIFIPKECTILRDYMNWLLENKDIEDGLGYVYTDGKNRTPEFHCFCKRLSKEGSR is encoded by the exons atggaggagcagaagaagaagggaatCCTAACCCGGTCTAAGAGGAAGCTGGAGATGGATGATGTTCCAATTGCGTATAtggaggagcagaagaagaagaagaatgaaaaccTAACTCTGGGGAAGAGGAAGATTGAGATGGATGgcggtccaattgcttctaacAAGAGATGGAAATTGACTGCTCATAGAACAGCAACAGCTGAATCTCCTCATCAGAAACTTCCTCATGAG TGCATGGTTTTCACACTGGGAAGCATATCATGGAGAGAGTCGTCTACTCCTACTACCCTCCCTGTTATTGCAGTTAGTGCTGGAATTATACaggaaaagatgaagaagaaggtgattttGTCAAGGATGAGTTTTTCTAGATCAGCTATATATGTTGGTGGAGCTCTTTACTGGAGGGTACTTACTAGAGATCAAGGGTTTGGTGATAACAAAGAAGAGGATCAGGAGACGGAAATGCTGCTATGTTTTGACATTCACAATGAACAGTTTCAACTCATTTCTCTTCCTCTTGAATGTAGCTTAAAGATCAAGACGGGGACAACGACAATAACTACTGAGCAGGAGCAACAGTTAATTGATCATCGTCTTTTGGAATTTGAAGGATCTCCCTGTATAGCACGTCTACAGACTGGTGAGCAAAGGAATAATGGCAACTGTTGTTGTAAGGTTCATTTGTATGTATTGAAGGACAGAGTCAATTCAGAATGGAGCgcagagatttttgatgtttgtgaTAATACTAGTATGATTCAAGATATGTCTAATCCTCCTCCATGCATCATAGCAACAGCTACTTCTTCTACGACTgcgaccaccaccaccgtcacAACTACTATTACAGTTGCAGCTGCAGCTGCCACTACAACTGCTACTACAACTACTAGTACTACTACTCATGCTCCTCAGCCAATAACACAGATAATGTGTGCATCTGATAGAGTTATCTTGTACTGGTTTGATAACGTATGTGTTCAGTTGTACGATTTGAGGAGAAAACGTCTCAAGATGGTGAAGTATTCGCCTGTCGATCCCACAAAAGAGGTTGAGTTGTTTAGCTGCAAGGTAAGGCGCCGTGTCTTCCTtattgatgatgttgttgatgttgataaaCTTATTTATTGTAGACGGGATCATATCGGCTATAAGCTCCATAGTTATGTAGAGAACTCTCTCCCTCTTAAGATCTTCATACCAAAAGAATGTACTATCTTGCGGGATTACATGAACTGGTTGCTTGAAAACAAGGATA